Proteins encoded in a region of the Chondrinema litorale genome:
- the cas2 gene encoding CRISPR-associated endonuclease Cas2 — MDEKRVNKALKICRKYLHWVQNSVFEGEITVIELKKLKHELKEIIQDKDNIRIYTVRAEQWIKKEVLGEIKANTSSFI, encoded by the coding sequence ATGGACGAAAAAAGAGTGAATAAAGCATTAAAAATTTGCCGAAAATACCTTCATTGGGTTCAAAACTCGGTATTTGAAGGAGAAATTACAGTTATAGAACTCAAAAAACTTAAACATGAATTAAAAGAAATAATACAAGATAAAGATAATATTCGTATTTATACAGTACGTGCAGAGCAATGGATTAAAAAGGAAGTTTTAGGAGAAATTAAAGCAAATACTTCATCTTTTATCTAA
- the cas1b gene encoding type I-B CRISPR-associated endonuclease Cas1b, translating into MKKPYYILRSGRVSRKENTLLYKDSTGQRRVLPIHDIESIYCFGELDANTSFYNFLGKNHIPLHFFDYYEHYTGSFMPKAYLLAGQVQVAQTLHYHHTNKRLYLASSLVDGASSNILKNLQYYKRKGIEEMETLIKQIEQLRLIISQAKDIQTLMGIEGSIRQLYYQGFEFIIKTFSMNGRSKQPPKNEINALLSFGNMMCYTTCMDVLYHTQLNPMISFLHQPGVRRYSLALDIAEIFKPIIVDRLIFSLLNKKVIQKKDFHKEFNSCILKDASRKKFLEAYDKKLKETIKHRILKKDISYKRLILLECYKLVKHVLNIESYQPFKMWW; encoded by the coding sequence ATGAAAAAACCATATTATATTTTAAGATCTGGAAGAGTTTCAAGAAAAGAAAACACTTTATTATATAAAGATTCTACTGGACAAAGAAGAGTACTACCCATTCATGACATTGAGTCTATTTATTGTTTTGGAGAATTAGATGCAAATACATCATTTTATAACTTTCTTGGTAAAAATCATATACCACTGCACTTTTTTGATTACTACGAACACTATACAGGTTCTTTTATGCCTAAAGCCTATTTATTGGCAGGCCAAGTACAAGTAGCTCAAACCTTACACTATCATCATACAAATAAAAGACTGTATTTGGCAAGTAGCTTAGTAGATGGTGCATCTTCTAATATTCTTAAAAACCTTCAGTATTATAAACGAAAAGGTATAGAAGAAATGGAAACGCTTATCAAGCAAATTGAACAACTTAGATTAATTATATCTCAGGCCAAAGATATTCAAACACTAATGGGAATTGAAGGCAGTATTAGACAACTATATTATCAAGGGTTTGAATTTATAATTAAAACATTTAGCATGAATGGAAGAAGTAAACAACCTCCTAAAAATGAGATAAATGCATTATTGAGCTTTGGAAACATGATGTGTTATACCACTTGTATGGATGTACTTTATCATACCCAACTAAATCCTATGATTAGTTTTTTGCATCAACCAGGAGTAAGACGTTATTCATTAGCATTAGACATTGCTGAAATTTTTAAACCAATAATAGTCGATAGACTAATTTTTTCTTTATTAAATAAAAAAGTAATCCAAAAAAAAGATTTTCATAAAGAGTTCAATAGTTGTATCTTAAAAGATGCGTCTCGAAAAAAATTCTTAGAAGCTTATGATAAAAAATTAAAAGAAACTATAAAGCATAGAATCTTGAAAAAAGACATCAGTTATAAGCGTCTTATTCTGTTAGAATGCTATAAGCTAGTAAAACATGTTTTAAATATTGAATCCTATCAACCATTTAAAATGTGGTGGTAA
- a CDS encoding CRISPR-associated protein Cas4: MLTVTAQHIHYLHICKRKLWLILKGVSLETTSERVMEGKFLHDTAYSKRAKRWQEIDLGSAKIDHYDPKTKTILEVKISNKMEWAHEAQVYYYLWLLQQMGILDPSARLEYPLLKKTKTLKLNPQIIEEVVKWKKEIEYLESNIHCPHVIKKTICKNCAFHDFCYVTELIN; encoded by the coding sequence ATGCTTACTGTAACTGCGCAACATATTCACTACTTACATATATGTAAGAGAAAGCTTTGGTTAATCTTGAAAGGAGTAAGTTTAGAAACTACATCTGAAAGAGTTATGGAAGGTAAATTTTTACATGATACTGCCTATTCTAAACGTGCTAAACGATGGCAGGAAATAGATTTAGGTAGTGCAAAAATTGACCATTATGACCCAAAAACCAAAACTATCCTAGAGGTCAAAATTTCCAATAAAATGGAATGGGCACATGAAGCACAAGTATATTATTATCTATGGTTGCTACAACAAATGGGTATATTAGATCCCAGTGCACGTTTAGAATATCCTTTACTTAAAAAAACAAAAACGCTTAAGTTAAATCCACAAATAATAGAGGAAGTTGTAAAATGGAAAAAAGAAATAGAGTACTTAGAAAGCAACATACATTGCCCACATGTTATTAAAAAAACTATATGTAAAAACTGTGCTTTTCATGATTTCTGTTATGTGACCGAGCTTATAAACTAG
- the cas3 gene encoding type I-D CRISPR-associated helicase Cas3', with translation MKKIQIHIDEQFVKLTDIKEKFYTRDGIEEYYMHYSQKVMRDHFDHLPLFTFFYAPTGTGKSYSFVFPVLKAANKLDKKKGLLVLPTNTLIDELHENFSATFHQLEISKLTGNTLDQADKKGSYQRWMYCIETAAKSDIVITNPDILNYAMHGGYDSNIKRQLKHKNSGGKSIISLLEKFDYFVFDEFHLYDEEQIANILTLVKLREFFIVDSARFLFVSATPERKLEAILSSEGIRYKNILDCLKESKSVSKKHFTILEEQISSDVSYARKIKGKVRLDVILDKDFFNVILNYKDEIKKIINNQKRVLIIFNSLANLKKLKLNIASLFGNENIEEISGYHQKPSKNKPVILATSKVEVGANFGVDFGIMQTGFNSRSCIQRLGRYARGGKSGQVILVYDALQKSRKRTLKACYSKFLKAFQNNNFDLAKTSNISYTKLVEYLKESLDDPQFYIEKVPLLYGEYLFAIKKNFIVNNNYEASQIFKELVVTDRLPPTAQQRYKYFYSIDIKIQQLVKQFKSESIPWQNWWDNYLKTYLTFRNAIPTVQVKDMEEDGLETEYSIEWLLMHKEIIERIEDKQGNVTLVVGGILDSKNNDIQYEILTMPFIGGGNRFLDNKQRQNPSEAFKKTLTQLLDSGNNRSAILFANEQQILRKQLLGLHSTYSEKRFMINTNGIYGTERNFI, from the coding sequence ATGAAAAAGATACAAATCCATATTGATGAGCAATTTGTAAAATTAACAGATATCAAAGAAAAATTTTATACTAGAGATGGCATTGAAGAATACTATATGCATTACTCTCAAAAAGTAATGCGAGATCATTTTGATCATTTACCACTCTTCACTTTTTTTTATGCACCTACAGGTACAGGAAAATCATATAGTTTTGTATTTCCTGTATTGAAAGCTGCTAATAAATTAGATAAGAAAAAAGGACTATTAGTATTACCTACCAATACTCTTATTGATGAGCTTCATGAAAATTTTTCTGCTACATTTCATCAATTAGAAATTAGTAAGCTTACTGGGAATACTCTTGATCAAGCAGACAAAAAAGGCAGTTACCAAAGATGGATGTACTGCATTGAAACTGCTGCTAAATCTGATATTGTAATTACAAATCCAGATATTTTAAATTATGCCATGCATGGTGGGTATGACAGCAATATTAAAAGACAATTAAAGCATAAAAATTCAGGTGGAAAATCTATTATTAGTTTGCTCGAAAAGTTTGATTATTTTGTTTTTGATGAGTTTCATTTATATGATGAAGAACAAATAGCTAATATACTCACACTGGTTAAGCTACGAGAATTTTTTATTGTGGATTCTGCACGTTTTCTGTTTGTTTCTGCTACTCCAGAAAGAAAATTAGAAGCCATTTTAAGCTCTGAAGGCATAAGGTATAAAAACATACTAGACTGCTTAAAAGAAAGTAAGAGTGTGTCAAAAAAACATTTTACTATTTTGGAGGAGCAAATTAGCTCAGATGTATCATATGCACGAAAAATAAAAGGAAAGGTAAGATTAGATGTTATATTGGATAAGGATTTTTTCAATGTTATTTTAAATTATAAAGATGAAATTAAAAAAATCATTAATAATCAAAAACGAGTATTAATTATATTTAATTCGCTAGCTAATTTAAAGAAACTTAAGTTAAATATCGCTTCTTTATTTGGTAATGAAAATATCGAAGAAATCTCTGGCTATCATCAGAAACCCAGTAAAAATAAACCAGTCATTTTGGCTACAAGTAAGGTTGAAGTCGGAGCAAACTTTGGAGTAGACTTCGGTATTATGCAAACTGGTTTTAATAGTCGGAGTTGTATTCAGCGTTTGGGAAGATATGCCAGAGGTGGTAAAAGTGGACAAGTTATTTTAGTTTATGATGCTTTGCAAAAATCTAGAAAACGAACACTTAAAGCATGTTATAGTAAGTTTTTAAAAGCATTTCAAAATAATAATTTTGATCTAGCAAAAACTTCAAATATAAGCTACACAAAATTAGTAGAATACTTAAAAGAGAGCTTAGATGATCCTCAATTTTATATAGAAAAAGTACCTTTATTATATGGGGAATATCTTTTTGCTATTAAAAAAAACTTTATCGTCAATAATAATTATGAAGCATCTCAAATATTTAAAGAGTTAGTTGTTACAGATAGACTACCACCTACTGCACAACAGAGGTATAAGTATTTTTATAGTATTGATATAAAAATACAGCAATTAGTAAAACAATTTAAGTCAGAAAGTATCCCTTGGCAAAATTGGTGGGATAATTATCTTAAAACCTATCTCACTTTTAGAAATGCAATACCTACAGTACAAGTAAAAGATATGGAAGAAGATGGTTTAGAAACCGAATATAGTATAGAGTGGCTACTTATGCATAAGGAAATAATTGAACGGATAGAGGATAAACAGGGGAATGTCACATTGGTAGTAGGTGGTATTTTAGATAGTAAAAATAACGATATACAATACGAAATTTTGACTATGCCTTTTATTGGTGGTGGTAATCGTTTTTTAGATAATAAACAACGACAGAACCCTTCAGAAGCATTTAAGAAAACATTAACTCAACTTTTAGATAGTGGAAATAATAGAAGTGCTATATTATTTGCCAACGAGCAGCAAATATTACGCAAACAACTATTAGGCTTACACAGCACATATTCTGAGAAACGCTTTATGATTAACACTAATGGAATATATGGAACCGAAAGAAACTTTATATAA
- the cas5d gene encoding type I-D CRISPR-associated protein Cas5/Csc1, with product MYVYPIEITLCNHLFYFTENTNGVYTAPFIGDLALTYALRRTICTNWETPPFRKKPEYEEIKDWGFYVSVAQPIQYKHTEVYTRNTLFNVDGYIDIDNIIKSSKSPFKTLFYTQGIAVGSTFSCFIFSQKELNIPQTIRAGAGKETLLRIEEKIPNQKDVWLNIYTLQQVYKNLEKAAEWIQDEPYERAYILEQYVLLKHISLPIAERILADAFANLE from the coding sequence ATGTATGTGTATCCGATTGAAATTACCTTATGTAATCATCTTTTTTATTTTACTGAAAATACCAATGGAGTCTACACAGCACCATTTATAGGTGATTTAGCATTGACTTATGCACTCAGAAGAACAATATGTACAAATTGGGAAACACCTCCATTTCGCAAAAAACCTGAATATGAAGAAATAAAAGACTGGGGTTTCTATGTATCAGTGGCTCAACCTATCCAATATAAACATACTGAAGTATATACCCGTAATACTTTGTTTAATGTAGATGGATATATTGATATTGACAATATTATCAAAAGTAGTAAATCGCCATTCAAAACCCTTTTTTATACTCAAGGCATTGCAGTGGGTAGTACTTTTAGTTGTTTTATTTTTAGTCAAAAAGAACTTAATATTCCACAAACCATTCGTGCTGGTGCGGGTAAAGAAACTTTATTAAGAATAGAGGAAAAAATCCCAAATCAAAAAGATGTTTGGCTTAATATATACACCTTACAACAAGTTTATAAAAATTTAGAGAAAGCTGCTGAATGGATACAAGACGAACCTTATGAAAGAGCTTATATATTAGAACAATATGTACTTCTAAAACATATCTCTTTACCAATTGCTGAGCGAATTTTAGCTGATGCTTTTGCCAATTTAGAATAA
- the cas7d gene encoding type I-D CRISPR-associated protein Cas7/Csc2: protein MENIFNKISEQKYFINNLKTNQLGHIKVAILREVINPLIIRSTSPDEVLSYKMPSGKEVVEIPARKLKSREKLRGLKQTRVFNAISEDLRYNAIKKSEHLANINSLTFGDTVSGEAVGLPARAIYDWSYSIQEVIDVSDTLQHNALGESGTMHDEEKGGLRQSLFQVQYVMPGTLFPHFITLENTTPAMLFHVLSAVIYENRYGAQSTTTGANMKNHIIGIGFGRHEPALNSYLISKDWNNETEPNFTNVQQIIIEKMQAGYGAGYLDGSEITKTIVALWNKQDNTLEKAYADFQKLAHQFLKEIKVIKK, encoded by the coding sequence ATGGAAAATATTTTTAATAAAATTTCTGAACAGAAATATTTTATCAATAATCTTAAAACTAACCAATTAGGTCATATTAAAGTAGCCATTCTACGAGAAGTAATCAATCCCTTAATAATTAGAAGTACTTCTCCTGATGAAGTATTGAGTTACAAAATGCCATCGGGTAAAGAAGTAGTAGAAATACCTGCTAGAAAATTAAAAAGTAGAGAGAAATTAAGAGGTCTAAAACAAACGCGTGTTTTCAATGCAATTTCAGAAGATTTACGATACAATGCTATTAAAAAAAGTGAACACTTAGCCAATATAAATTCTCTTACTTTTGGCGATACCGTTTCAGGGGAAGCAGTTGGTTTACCAGCTAGAGCTATTTATGATTGGAGCTATTCCATTCAAGAAGTGATAGATGTATCCGATACTTTACAACATAATGCTTTAGGTGAAAGTGGTACTATGCATGATGAAGAGAAAGGAGGTTTAAGACAATCCTTATTTCAGGTACAATATGTTATGCCAGGTACATTATTTCCCCATTTTATAACCTTAGAAAACACCACTCCTGCTATGTTATTTCATGTATTATCTGCGGTTATTTATGAAAATAGGTATGGCGCCCAAAGTACTACTACGGGTGCAAATATGAAAAACCACATTATTGGCATTGGTTTTGGCAGACACGAACCTGCTTTAAATAGCTATCTCATTTCTAAAGATTGGAATAATGAAACTGAACCCAATTTTACCAATGTACAACAAATAATAATAGAAAAAATGCAAGCAGGTTATGGAGCTGGCTATTTGGATGGTTCAGAAATTACTAAAACAATAGTAGCTCTTTGGAACAAACAAGATAATACTTTGGAAAAGGCCTATGCAGACTTTCAAAAACTTGCCCATCAGTTTTTAAAAGAAATTAAAGTCATTAAAAAATAG
- a CDS encoding CRISPR-associated endoribonuclease Cas6, whose protein sequence is MPDVKVSYNIGTQIGSLVNFKVSQGNKILGKKWHDEGELYNNNHKAKLSIARIRAVKAEYNKAYIKAVGYDFILDIRFYIPSIAKAFDKATLLDDTFTITDNFGEKSFKIIKEKRMKPPKFFTTMNYQLRTPSALTTKSKGENEKKVLNPKDSIFIDKLQQHLLRRTELLYRFGNAREGLEEGIEDLSFKIIGDKLKEKKIFFRQGKAGIKGYEYNFQLTVPIEVHKMIYFGGFLESTSQGFGYLDTLPEKYFAK, encoded by the coding sequence GTGCCTGATGTTAAAGTATCTTATAATATAGGTACTCAAATTGGTTCCTTAGTAAACTTTAAAGTTTCTCAAGGAAATAAGATATTAGGAAAAAAATGGCACGATGAAGGTGAACTTTATAATAATAATCATAAGGCGAAGCTTAGTATAGCACGAATAAGAGCTGTAAAAGCAGAATATAACAAAGCGTATATCAAGGCGGTAGGCTATGATTTTATATTAGATATTCGATTTTATATTCCTTCAATTGCCAAAGCATTTGATAAAGCAACTTTACTGGATGATACTTTTACAATTACTGATAATTTTGGAGAAAAAAGCTTTAAAATAATTAAAGAAAAAAGGATGAAACCTCCTAAATTTTTCACTACGATGAATTATCAATTGCGCACTCCCAGTGCTCTTACAACAAAATCCAAAGGTGAAAATGAAAAAAAAGTTTTAAACCCTAAAGATTCTATTTTTATTGATAAACTTCAACAGCATTTACTGAGGAGAACAGAACTATTATATCGTTTTGGAAATGCGAGGGAAGGTTTAGAAGAAGGTATAGAAGATTTATCTTTTAAGATAATTGGAGATAAATTAAAAGAAAAAAAAATATTTTTTAGACAGGGTAAAGCAGGAATTAAAGGTTATGAATATAACTTTCAACTTACAGTTCCGATTGAAGTACACAAAATGATTTATTTTGGAGGCTTTTTAGAAAGCACATCTCAAGGGTTTGGTTATTTAGATACTTTACCTGAAAAATATTTTGCAAAATAA
- a CDS encoding helix-turn-helix transcriptional regulator has product MTYIEKIISLLRILSQENGASIDTLTKDLDLSPNRIYQNIRGIEKAGIEVIKDKVGFRRIRKEQLLATFNMTTKELQIIDVLKESIRKQKCIYIKEYSDSKGNVETFKVEPVKLFDNNRRIWVFDVADYQHKQFKLSRIGKLENSETPVDKYRHIDPKIDVFGSTGKEFIEVSFLLTDLACHLIKETYPESFKNIFPSSNKDFPFKFQAFVTSFWGVGRYILGMPGHIIDIKPISLLEHIKTETKKAYYFS; this is encoded by the coding sequence ATGACATATATTGAAAAAATTATTTCCCTGTTGAGGATATTATCACAAGAAAATGGTGCATCAATCGATACTTTGACAAAAGACTTAGATTTAAGTCCTAATAGAATATATCAAAACATTAGAGGAATAGAGAAAGCTGGTATTGAAGTAATTAAAGATAAAGTTGGTTTCAGAAGGATTCGTAAAGAACAATTACTAGCTACTTTCAATATGACAACAAAAGAGCTTCAAATTATTGATGTTTTAAAAGAATCGATTAGAAAACAAAAATGCATTTATATAAAAGAATATTCTGATTCAAAAGGAAATGTTGAAACGTTTAAAGTCGAACCTGTAAAATTGTTCGATAACAACAGACGTATCTGGGTGTTTGATGTCGCAGACTATCAGCATAAACAATTTAAACTTTCTAGAATAGGAAAATTAGAAAATTCCGAAACTCCTGTAGATAAATATAGACATATTGATCCCAAAATAGATGTATTTGGTTCTACAGGTAAAGAATTCATAGAAGTAAGTTTTCTATTGACTGATTTAGCTTGTCATCTTATTAAAGAAACTTATCCAGAGAGTTTTAAAAATATATTTCCATCTTCTAATAAAGATTTTCCTTTCAAATTTCAAGCATTCGTAACTAGTTTTTGGGGTGTTGGAAGGTATATTTTGGGTATGCCAGGGCATATCATAGACATAAAACCCATTTCACTATTGGAACATATAAAAACAGAAACTAAAAAAGCTTACTATTTTTCATAG
- a CDS encoding DUF3427 domain-containing protein, translated as MNKSEIHNESVKSGLVNKKNNSQTNYQPELLVNDTSNGKKFLTNLISELESCNEFWISVAFVTTSGIATLMNTLIELEKKNIRGKILTSQYLNFTQPEALKRLRKFKNIELKIAINDSFHSKGYLFKHGKINNIIIGSSNLTQNALCLNKEWNLKISARENELIYDQVINEFTKEYESAILVTDAFIDRYSIIWNTATAIAERVNLSSVFQKTKVEPNQMQKDALNNLKNLRANGCRKALLISATGTGKTYLSAFDVQKFKPGKFLFVVHRRIIAEKAMETFRNLIDNQISMGVFSGDTKEKDADYLFSTIQTVSKEENLKLFCKNHFDYIVIDESHRAGADSYKKILNYFSPKFLLGMTATPERTDGADIFKLFDYNIAYEIRLNRALSEDMLSPFHYYGVSDITINDELIDDFSDFNKLTCDERVKHIIEKSRLYGTDSGVITGLVFCPSNEISKQLSKKFNEVGFKSIYLSGESKEEIRTDAIKKLESNGKDKIDYIFTVDIFNEGIDIPSVNQIIMLRPTQSAIIFVQQLGRGLRKSKNKDYLTVIDFIGNYNNNYLVPIALYGDTSFNKDTIRKMLASGSNLIPGISTVNFDAISKDRIFDSINKANMQKLTDLKKDYHNLKYKIGKIPMMMDFINFGSRDPWLYSTYKKSYLNFVDLIEDRYKGSMSMELSKLLEYFTLEINNGKRVEESYLLSLLIRHEDISKNSFIDKIYSTYGYKIDEELIESLFINLNFEFIRKSFDCVKSDNNRIFIGDGLKNALDNDTFKKFLIDSIDYSIATFDSNFKLKLYNKGLVRYQKYSRKDVCRLLNWPKDISSTIYGYRTKNSITPCFVTYHKEDELDGDINYNDHFINSSLFAWESRSNRKKSSEEIQNVINSKRILLFVKKEDGEGTDFYYLGDVSIVEGSVEQGTMKNTNSPVVFFKYLLDKPVNDSLYNYIINI; from the coding sequence ATGAATAAATCAGAAATCCATAACGAAAGTGTTAAATCAGGTTTAGTAAATAAAAAAAATAATTCTCAAACTAATTATCAGCCTGAATTATTGGTAAATGATACCTCTAATGGGAAAAAATTCTTAACTAATCTTATTAGTGAATTAGAATCTTGTAATGAGTTTTGGATTTCTGTGGCATTTGTTACCACAAGTGGTATAGCAACATTAATGAATACTTTAATTGAATTAGAAAAAAAAAATATAAGAGGGAAAATATTAACTTCCCAATATTTAAATTTTACTCAACCTGAGGCTTTAAAAAGACTTCGTAAGTTCAAAAACATTGAATTAAAAATTGCTATAAATGATTCTTTTCACTCTAAAGGATATCTTTTTAAACATGGGAAAATTAATAACATCATTATAGGTAGTAGTAACTTAACTCAAAACGCTTTATGTTTAAACAAAGAATGGAATTTAAAAATTTCAGCTAGAGAAAATGAATTAATATATGATCAAGTTATTAATGAGTTTACTAAAGAATATGAATCTGCTATTCTTGTAACAGATGCTTTTATTGATAGATATTCAATAATTTGGAATACTGCTACAGCTATTGCAGAGAGGGTTAACTTATCATCAGTTTTTCAAAAAACGAAAGTTGAGCCAAATCAAATGCAAAAAGATGCACTTAATAATTTAAAAAATCTTAGAGCAAACGGATGTCGGAAGGCTTTACTAATTTCTGCTACAGGAACAGGCAAAACATATCTCTCTGCATTTGATGTCCAAAAATTCAAACCTGGGAAATTTTTATTTGTTGTTCATAGGAGAATCATTGCTGAAAAAGCTATGGAAACATTTCGGAATTTAATTGATAATCAAATAAGTATGGGGGTGTTTTCAGGAGATACAAAAGAAAAGGATGCAGATTATTTGTTTTCTACTATTCAAACAGTTTCTAAAGAAGAAAATTTGAAATTATTTTGTAAGAACCATTTTGATTATATAGTGATTGATGAATCACATAGAGCAGGTGCAGATTCATATAAAAAGATATTAAATTATTTCTCACCAAAATTTTTACTTGGAATGACTGCTACTCCAGAACGAACAGATGGTGCAGACATTTTTAAATTATTTGATTACAATATTGCCTATGAAATCAGGCTTAATAGAGCTCTCTCAGAAGACATGCTCTCTCCTTTTCATTATTATGGCGTGAGTGATATAACTATTAATGACGAGTTAATAGATGATTTCTCAGATTTTAATAAATTAACTTGTGATGAAAGAGTTAAACATATAATAGAAAAATCAAGATTGTATGGTACAGATTCAGGCGTAATAACAGGACTTGTATTTTGTCCTAGTAATGAAATTTCAAAACAATTATCTAAAAAATTTAATGAAGTAGGTTTTAAATCAATTTATCTTTCTGGTGAAAGTAAAGAAGAAATTAGAACAGATGCTATTAAGAAGTTAGAAAGCAATGGGAAAGATAAAATAGATTACATTTTTACGGTTGACATTTTTAATGAAGGTATAGATATACCTAGTGTAAACCAAATTATTATGCTAAGACCAACCCAATCTGCGATTATCTTTGTTCAACAACTAGGTAGAGGATTAAGAAAATCTAAAAACAAAGATTACTTGACAGTCATTGATTTCATTGGAAATTATAACAATAACTACCTTGTTCCTATTGCTCTATATGGTGATACATCATTTAATAAAGACACTATCAGAAAAATGTTAGCAAGTGGCAGTAATCTAATACCAGGAATATCAACAGTTAATTTTGATGCAATATCGAAAGATAGAATATTTGATTCGATCAATAAGGCAAATATGCAAAAGCTTACTGATTTGAAAAAAGATTATCATAATCTGAAATATAAAATAGGTAAAATTCCTATGATGATGGATTTTATCAATTTTGGATCAAGAGATCCATGGCTTTATTCAACTTACAAAAAATCATACTTGAATTTTGTGGACTTAATTGAAGATAGATATAAAGGTTCAATGAGTATGGAATTATCAAAATTATTGGAGTATTTCACTTTAGAAATTAACAATGGAAAAAGAGTTGAGGAAAGTTACTTATTAAGCTTATTAATAAGACATGAAGACATAAGTAAAAATTCATTTATTGATAAGATTTATTCTACTTATGGGTATAAAATTGATGAAGAATTAATAGAATCTCTATTTATAAATTTAAATTTTGAATTTATAAGGAAATCCTTTGACTGTGTTAAATCTGATAATAACAGAATATTTATAGGAGATGGTTTAAAAAATGCGCTTGATAATGATACTTTCAAAAAATTTTTAATTGATTCAATTGATTATTCGATTGCTACATTCGATTCAAATTTTAAATTAAAATTATATAATAAAGGGCTAGTTAGATACCAGAAATATAGCAGAAAAGATGTTTGTAGATTATTAAATTGGCCAAAAGATATTAGTAGTACTATTTATGGATATAGAACAAAAAATAGTATAACTCCATGCTTTGTAACATATCATAAAGAAGATGAGCTTGATGGCGATATCAATTATAATGATCATTTCATTAACTCATCACTATTTGCTTGGGAATCTAGATCTAATAGGAAGAAATCAAGTGAGGAAATTCAAAATGTAATTAATTCAAAAAGAATTTTACTTTTCGTTAAAAAAGAAGATGGTGAAGGAACTGATTTCTACTACTTAGGTGATGTTTCAATTGTAGAAGGATCAGTTGAACAAGGAACAATGAAAAACACTAATTCACCAGTAGTTTTTTTCAAATATTTACTTGATAAACCTGTAAATGATTCGTTATACAACTATATAATAAATATTTAG
- a CDS encoding (deoxy)nucleoside triphosphate pyrophosphohydrolase, whose protein sequence is MKKIKVSAAIIFHDDKILCVQRGESKLDYISKKFEFPGGKIEKNELPEETVIREIYEELQMKILVEKPFFTVTHQYPDFHLTMYSFICSSETKLLTLSEHISFKWLSKNELTQLDWAAADIPIVNKLIK, encoded by the coding sequence ATGAAAAAAATTAAAGTATCGGCAGCAATTATATTTCACGATGATAAAATACTCTGTGTTCAAAGAGGTGAAAGTAAATTAGATTATATATCAAAAAAATTTGAGTTTCCTGGTGGAAAAATTGAAAAAAATGAACTACCTGAGGAAACTGTGATTAGAGAAATATATGAAGAGCTTCAGATGAAAATATTGGTTGAAAAACCATTTTTTACTGTAACTCATCAGTATCCAGATTTTCACTTAACCATGTATTCATTCATTTGTAGTTCTGAGACAAAGCTTCTAACACTATCTGAACACATTTCTTTTAAATGGCTCTCAAAAAATGAATTAACGCAATTAGATTGGGCAGCAGCAGACATACCAATAGTTAATAAACTTATAAAATAA